A stretch of DNA from Endozoicomonas sp. 8E:
CTGAGAGTGAAACGCTATAGCTATAAAAATAAACCGTCGTATTTTTATTGGATCAACCACTTCATTCGCTACCAACAGCTTAAGCACTAAAAGCATTCGGGGTCCGAGCACGTCAGACAGTTTGAGCTTAACTTTTCGGTCGACGCCGGATTGCTGCTTCAAGGCAAAACCAAGTATTGAATGCGCTGAACTTTTTATAGAAAAAGAACTGGTCAGGGTGCCTCAAACCCAGGCACCCTCAAACGTCAGAAGCTTTTGACATTAGACAGGTTGGGCTTGGCGTCTTTGTTCTCTTTGAAGATAAGAGCAATGTTACCAATGGTCTGAATCAGTTCTGCCTGAGTCTGGTTGCACAGCTCGGCAATAGCTTCTTTCTTGACTTCACGGTCACCCACTGCAAACTTCACCTTGATCAGCTCGTGATCGTGCAGGGCGCGCAGTGTCTCTTCAATAACGCCATCACTCAGACCGTTGCCCGCTACCATTACGACAGGTTTCAGTTTGTGGCCGAGGGAACGGAAGTGTCTCTTTTTTTCAGAACTAATGCTCATGATTTCAGAATCCTGAGGCTGAATATCCAGTAAGCCGATTGCCTACAGCCATGGCAACCGGGCAACAGGTTCCTGATGCGCGATAAACAAGGTTGTATTTTACAGACCTGAATCGGCGGCTCGCTGCCCGGTTTTTGTAAGATAGGGAAAAACCGGGTTGGAAACTGTTGATCAAAAGTTCATCATTGTACTTTATTCTCTATGGCTCACAAGTCCAGTAGTCATGAATAATGCTTTTTAAGGTAGGTAGTGTAAGGTAGAAATGGCCAGATCCAAAAGCAGTGCCCGCTGGCTGCAGGAGCACTTTGAAGACGAATACGTAAAGCGTTCACAGGAAGACGGCTATCGATCCCGGGCCAGCTATAAGCTGATCGAAATCCAGGAGAAGGACAAGCTGATCAGGCCGGGGATGAAAGTGGTCGATCTGGGGGCGGCTCCTGGCGGCTGGTCTCAGGTAGCTATCGAAATGGTAGGGGATAAGGGTCGTGTGGTGGCTTCAGATATTCTTCCCATGAACCCCATCGCCGGAGTTGATTTTATTCAGGGCGATTTTACCGAGGACGCTGTACTGGAAAAAATACTCAAGACGATCGGAAGTGATAAAGTAGACCTTGTAATTTCAGATATGGCCCCCAATATGAGTGGTACACTGGCGGTTGATCAGCCCAGAGCTATGTACTTGGCTGAGCTGGCTCTGGATTTGGCCAGACAGGTGCTGAAGAAAAATGGCTCTTTCCTGACCAAAACATTTCAGGGTGAAGGGTATCAGGAGTATCACAAGGATATGAAAACCTCATTCCATAAAGTGATTACCCGAAAACCCGGCTCCTCAAGAGCACGATCCAGAGAGGTGTTTCTGCTGGCCAGAAATTTTGTATCCTGAGAACATTGCTTTAACCTGGACGTTGCAATGTTTTGTTTGTTCAAGGGTGATGGTTAAGCGCTATCGAATCTTGACAGAAACCTCACAACCCGTCAGGTAAACGAGAAAAACCTTGTCGCAGTGCAGTTTCAAGCAGACCAGTCGGCATCATAGATTCTTTCTATCTGCCCAATAGCCAGCTGATGACTGTCACCCTCACTACCATTCGTGTATGGTAGAAGGTGCGAATTAACCATAAGAGAAAGCAGAGCCGGTAATTATGCCCTTAAAAACCGTTCGCCACAGGCTTCAGTACGCTCAAGTGAGGGTAGCCCTTTGAATGATATGGCAAAAAACTTGATTTTATGGGTCATCATTGCCCTGGTGCTGTTGACCGTATTCAAAAACTTCGATGGCATGCAGTCTTCTACTCAGAAGATCAGCTATTCTGACTTCATCAGTGCAGTAGAAAACCGTCAGGTCAGCAAGGTAGTGATTGACGGGTTTACCATTACTGGACTCATGAACAGCAGTGAGCGTTTTGAGACCAACCTGCCTCCGGCAGTGCCCGATAATCAGCTGATGGATGAGCTATTGCGCGGCAATGTTCAAATCGAATCCAAGCCAATTGAAAAGCAGAGTATCTGGACACAGTTGCTGGTTGCCAGTTTCCCGATTCTGGTGATTCTTGCTGTCTTCATGTTCTTTATGCGACAGATGCAGGGTGGCGGCGGTGGCCGTGGTGGCCCAATGAGCTTTGGCAAGAGCAAGGCCAGGTTGCTGTCGGAAGATCAGATCAAGACCACTTTTGCTGATGTAGCGGGTGTAGAAGAGGCCAAGGAAGACGTACAGGAACTGGTGGATTTCCTGAAAGATCCGGGCAAGTTCCAGCGTCTGGGTGGCCGCATTCCCCGTGGTGTCCTGATGGTAGGTCCTCCGGGTACCGGTAAAACTCTGCTGGCCAAGGCTATCGCAGGTGAAGCCAAGGTTCCGTTCTTTACCATCTCCGGTTCTGATTTTGTTGAAATGTTCGTGGGTGTGGGTGCTTCCCGTGTCCGTGACATGTTCGAGCAAGCTAAAAAGCAGGCACCCTGCATTATCTTCATCGACGAGATTGATGCTGTAGGTCGTCACCGTGGTGCTGGTATGGGTGGTGGTCATGATGAGCGTGAGCAAACGCTTAACCAGTTGCTGGTAGAAATGGATGGCTTTGAAGCAAACGACGGTATCATCGTAATTGCGGCAACGAACCGTCCCGACGTTCTGGACCCGGCGCTGCTGCGTCCTGGCCGTTTTGACCGTCAGGTTGTGGTAGGTCTGCCAGACATTCGTGGTCGTGAACAGATTCTAAAAGTCCATATGCGCAAGGTGCCTATTGGCGATGACGTTGAGCCGGCTGTGATTGCCCGTGGTACTCCCGGCTTCTCCGGTGCGGATCTTTCCAACCTGGTAAATGAAGCGGCACTTTTCTCTGCCCGCGCCAACAAGCGCACGGTAGGTATGCACGAGTTCGATCTCGCCAAAGATAAAATCATGATGGGTGCAGAGCGCAAATCCATGGTGATGAGTGAGAAAGAGAAACGAAATACGGCCTATCACGAAGCCGGTCACGCCATTGTTGGTCGTCTGGTGCCTGACCATGATCCGGTATACAAGGTCAGTATTATTCCTCGTGGTCGCGCATTGGGTGTCACCATGTTTCTGCCCGAGGAAGATCGTTACAGTCAGAGCAAAGAGGCTCTGATGAGCCAGATTTGTTCACTGTTCGGTGGTCGTATCGCTGAAGAAATGACGCTGGGTAAAGCGGGTGTCACCACGGGTGCTTCCAATGACATTCAGCGTGCAACCCAGATTGCCAGAAATATGGTGACCAAGTGGGGTCTGTCCGAGAAGCTGGGTCCTCTTCAGTATGATGATGAAGAAGGTGAAGTGTTCCTAGGCAAGAACTACGGCAGTGGTGGCGGACGCATGAATGTGTCTGGCGAAACCGCCAGGATGATCGACGAAGAAGTGCGCAGTATCATCGATGAGTGCTACGACACGGCTGAGAGACTTCTTAAGGAAAACCGCGACAAGCTGGATCTGATGTCTGATGCGTTGATGCAGTACGAAACCATTGATACTGATCAGATTGATGACATTATGGAAGGCAAGAAGCCTCGACCACCCAAGGAATCTTCCGGCTCTTCATCCAACGGTGATGGTGGTGCGGGTATCAAGGCAGAAGAGGCTCCTGAAGCATCCAAGTCAAAAGGTGCTGACGGTGATAATAATGCCAACAGCGACAACGATGATAAGAAAGGACCTATTGGTGGGCCGGCTGGCGAACATTGATCCCTTCTTATGAAACAAAAAAGGCAGGATTATTATCCTGCCTTTTTTGTTTGCCCAGCGAAGCGGGCAAACCCGTCAGGATGCCATCGTGGTAAATGCTGTCAGTGCGCTGGCATATCCGGCCATGCAGAACAGCTGGTTCAGTGAACAAAAGCTGTTTAACCCGGAAGAAGTGAAAACGAGCGTTCTCGCCCCTTGTTGTTAGGGGGCAGGAAATGCAGGAGCTGTGAGCCTCACCCTACCTGATTGTATGATTTGAAAAGCTCCCACTTAGGGCATGGTTATCCGTATCACTGTTCGGTGTAATTGATCAGGGCTTCATCGTTTATGTTGGTAGGTCAATGTTTTCCTGATCGAATAAGGAGATGGCGGCTATCAGCCACTCCGGGACCATTAATCAGCTCGCCCTTCGGTCAATAACACCCACAGTAAACTGCGTAAAACTGAAAAAGGAAGCTAAAGGTCTGTTAGTTCCATCTCAGTCTTGTCCAAAAAGACAGTGGTTTTTCGGGAATGTGTTCCAGGAAATCCAGACTGCTTGATACGGACTCCAGACTTGCCTGATTAACGAAAAACGCCTGACCCTATTGGACTCAGACTCCTGCAAATACATCACCGGCACAATGGATGAGTATTTTTCTGGTGAAGAGGTTGATCCTGCGGAAAGCTCTGTGGCACATGGCAATCAGGCCCATATAGCGATTCAGAAATTCTTGGCTATTCTCTCTCTGTACTTCGAATAATGAAATTGGCCAATGACGTTCCTTTAGTTTTCCAGAGCATAAAGTCAACAGAGATTGACTTGGTTTTCTATCAGACAAAGAGGGCGGAGTTGGTATTATTGACCAAGTTGTACAGAGAGACTTTAGTGCATTTTTACCGCTCATTGATGGCTTTAATAGCGTTTTTTCTTTCATTAATAACAACGGTAGTTGCGCAGTTATGCTATTCCTCAACTGTTATTGATCGGCATAATCCTGATGGGTACAAGGTTCGGATTGAAATCAATGATGATGCAGATCCGCAGGATGAGATTCAGTGGCAATTGATTTTGCTGCTTCCGGAAGGTTTCAATGACCGAAACAGCATTCTTTGCTTTAAGGCACCAGTGGCGCCAGCAGATTCGAACAGTATTGCAATATTAGTTACTAACGACTTGAGCAACTATTGCTATCAGCTATTGGTACTGACAGAGGGGCAAATACCCATCTTCCAGCATGTATTACAAGGTGTCTCAGAAAATGGCACACTTGTTCGTTTAAAATCCTCGACGGCAGACAGACCTGAGCTTACTTCTGTAAACACCGATCCGCTTCTGAATGACAGACCCCACGCTACCTCACTTATCCTTTTGGCCTATTCCGACAACATAACTGACAGTGGGCCGGAAACGCGGCAAACCCTGAATGACACACTGATATTGACAGGCAGCAAACTCGCTGGCATTGCTGATTTTCCCAGTGACGGGGGGGGTGGCTTTTTCTATTCGCAGCCACCTCCGCCCTGGGGCGGTGGCAGACCGTCGGGATTATTCGAAATAGACCTGCTTATCCTGAAACCCGTCATCACATGGTTAATGTCCATTGGCAAGGATTCTATCTCGTTTGACGAGCAGCCATCCCCGGCGCGCCTGAAAATCACACGCGTTAATGCCGATGGCTCTAACAGCGAAGCCGCTATACTCGTTGGCTGGCTTAACTTTCTCGATAGTCAACAACTGATCGATGTTGATTTCTGGAATAGCCTTCTCCAGCGTGCCGCCAATAACTGCCCTGCCAGCGAAAGTCTTCAGTGGCAGCTTGGCTGTTTCAAACTATTTCTTGAGCGTACTGTCTTGAAGACAAATCATACCGGTGGCCTGAAGGCAGGTAATGGAGATGGACAACCCTCTTATAGCGCACCCGGTGCAGGACCTAAGAACGAAAATAACGACCATCAAGAGGAGGAAAGAGAAGAACCTGGAGATCAGGAGAGCCAATCACCGGAAGAAGGTAGTGATGGCAGCGGAAATGAAAATAACAGAAAAGACGATGATGGTGAGGAGAGTGAAAAAAGTGCGACATCTCAAGACCTTCAGGGACTGGCGAACCAGCTTATAGCTATCGTTGAAAGCAGCGATCGCAATGCAGTTTTTAAGCTAAGGCAAATATTGGATGAGCTGGATAGGCCTCAACGTTTGCAGGTTTTGGAAACAAAGGGTACGAGCATCGGGGGGAATACTGTCACTCCTCTCGAGGCGGTACTGGAATTGCGGCGTTCTTGCAAAGAGAATTCA
This window harbors:
- the ftsH gene encoding ATP-dependent zinc metalloprotease FtsH; protein product: MAKNLILWVIIALVLLTVFKNFDGMQSSTQKISYSDFISAVENRQVSKVVIDGFTITGLMNSSERFETNLPPAVPDNQLMDELLRGNVQIESKPIEKQSIWTQLLVASFPILVILAVFMFFMRQMQGGGGGRGGPMSFGKSKARLLSEDQIKTTFADVAGVEEAKEDVQELVDFLKDPGKFQRLGGRIPRGVLMVGPPGTGKTLLAKAIAGEAKVPFFTISGSDFVEMFVGVGASRVRDMFEQAKKQAPCIIFIDEIDAVGRHRGAGMGGGHDEREQTLNQLLVEMDGFEANDGIIVIAATNRPDVLDPALLRPGRFDRQVVVGLPDIRGREQILKVHMRKVPIGDDVEPAVIARGTPGFSGADLSNLVNEAALFSARANKRTVGMHEFDLAKDKIMMGAERKSMVMSEKEKRNTAYHEAGHAIVGRLVPDHDPVYKVSIIPRGRALGVTMFLPEEDRYSQSKEALMSQICSLFGGRIAEEMTLGKAGVTTGASNDIQRATQIARNMVTKWGLSEKLGPLQYDDEEGEVFLGKNYGSGGGRMNVSGETARMIDEEVRSIIDECYDTAERLLKENRDKLDLMSDALMQYETIDTDQIDDIMEGKKPRPPKESSGSSSNGDGGAGIKAEEAPEASKSKGADGDNNANSDNDDKKGPIGGPAGEH
- the yhbY gene encoding ribosome assembly RNA-binding protein YhbY, which gives rise to MSISSEKKRHFRSLGHKLKPVVMVAGNGLSDGVIEETLRALHDHELIKVKFAVGDREVKKEAIAELCNQTQAELIQTIGNIALIFKENKDAKPNLSNVKSF
- the rlmE gene encoding 23S rRNA (uridine(2552)-2'-O)-methyltransferase RlmE, producing MARSKSSARWLQEHFEDEYVKRSQEDGYRSRASYKLIEIQEKDKLIRPGMKVVDLGAAPGGWSQVAIEMVGDKGRVVASDILPMNPIAGVDFIQGDFTEDAVLEKILKTIGSDKVDLVISDMAPNMSGTLAVDQPRAMYLAELALDLARQVLKKNGSFLTKTFQGEGYQEYHKDMKTSFHKVITRKPGSSRARSREVFLLARNFVS